Proteins found in one Bremerella volcania genomic segment:
- the fliW gene encoding flagellar assembly protein FliW yields the protein MEFKTTRFGQLDIRQDEIITFPNGMIGFDNHTKWAILADESNESVGWLQSLEDPGLAFAVVSPRRFIPSYKVRISPEQASSLQIGAGMETFVLVVVSREDSLVTVNLRAPLLVNLSLQVGRQVITTDEQPLRHVIATETIPLRRSA from the coding sequence ATGGAATTCAAAACCACTCGCTTCGGCCAGCTCGATATCCGCCAAGATGAAATCATCACCTTCCCAAACGGAATGATCGGGTTCGACAATCATACGAAGTGGGCCATTCTGGCGGATGAGTCGAACGAGTCCGTTGGCTGGCTGCAGTCGCTGGAAGACCCAGGGCTCGCTTTCGCGGTCGTTAGTCCACGGCGATTCATTCCGAGTTACAAAGTGCGAATCAGCCCAGAACAAGCCAGTTCGCTGCAAATCGGCGCCGGCATGGAGACCTTTGTACTGGTAGTCGTAAGTCGGGAAGACAGTTTGGTTACCGTCAATCTACGAGCCCCTCTGCTGGTAAATCTGTCGCTTCAGGTTGGCCGTCAGGTGATTACGACCGACGAACAACCCCTGCGGCATGTCATTGCGACTGAAACAATCCCTCTGCGTCGCAGCGCTTGA
- the csrA gene encoding carbon storage regulator CsrA: protein MLVLSRHRDESIMIGDNIVITIVDIRGDKVRLGIAAPQDIPVHRQEVYEAIKRENMQASGMQPEDTAMMKKGRK from the coding sequence ATGCTGGTACTCTCGAGGCACCGTGACGAAAGCATCATGATCGGCGACAACATTGTCATCACGATTGTGGATATTCGTGGGGACAAAGTTCGCCTGGGCATCGCTGCCCCTCAAGACATTCCTGTGCACCGCCAGGAAGTTTACGAGGCGATCAAGCGCGAAAACATGCAGGCCTCCGGCATGCAGCCAGAAGACACGGCCATGATGAAAAAGGGCCGCAAATAA
- a CDS encoding flagellin, with protein sequence MTRINTNVSSLIAQNTLSRSNNDLQTALGRLSTGLRINRGKDDPAGLIASEGLRSDIISVEKAITNSERANQLIATADSALGQVSQLLNDIRGLTSEAANTGALSEEQIAANQLQIDSSLEAIDRIAQITSFQGKRLLDGNLDFITNGVDTKSIEGLRVDQANFGSFSEIGVSVNVVKQATRGQLNYNFGAIAEDLVLQIGGGNGTEAFNFAKGSTIEEVASAVNLVSDATGVEAIVETAATKGTLVASSYGENNDVLITANEAGFDPGDVRIKYTKGTTSTTSATYTAPVGEDPAQIEVSLGVRDYEAATVTVDDAGTDNDFTITANIKGADFNGVQVVFANDGAAGAETVDFDADAGTLTIHKAATSTAAQLVTAINNTAVNDQVAELFTAALVETTGGTGAGAVASAGAAGTFAGGVDGGDVIATANDVVTAINAATGNDKVTASLEAGNNGYGIVSEFTDVAYSGVAEQNNRLQFLAPESNPNIRFVSNPGTELSIDTTTDPRVEGLSSATLQSDDANATFTVSAKLKGSEYDDYTISFVDDTDLAGNGDEYVILDKENKTLKIYVNDATSTAQDAVDAINNDTYVSDYFGADNFGSSDGSGVITIANYPSSVDTAGGVVSEGTLIINLATDENGIITTTANDLIAFFDDPSQFISDVTEASDAASYLADRGISVTNSGGSDGSGVLAVTSDDITFATSGTDLEDAQASGTTFAVNGVNAQLTLTAINSGEDYDDVTIQFVADGSVTAGTDERAEYDEASKTLTFYIQEGVTTAADIEDIFTSSDPNYDADVAALFTATAGGTGAGVVTTDDTGTLTGGVVDGGSVQGAALQGNSDLENTGLTFQATRYGSDSFVSVKALSGTFHLTNGSGVAADRSEGTDVDVRINGIQAVGDGLKASINTSSLDLSFSLSATVSDSSKLSFQISGGGALFQLGPDVVSNQQARLGIQSVSTATLGGVSGRLFELRSGGSKSLTSDVGGAAKIVDETITVVTQLRGRLGAFQKTTLESNIYTLNDTLANLTEAESSIRDADFAAESAKLTRSQILVQSGTSVLGIANQNPQNVLSLLR encoded by the coding sequence ATGACCCGAATCAATACTAACGTCAGCTCACTCATCGCTCAGAACACGTTATCGCGTTCGAACAACGACTTGCAAACCGCTCTGGGTCGTTTGAGCACCGGTCTCCGGATCAACCGAGGTAAAGACGATCCAGCTGGTTTGATCGCCAGTGAAGGTCTTCGCAGCGATATCATCAGCGTGGAGAAGGCCATCACGAATAGTGAACGTGCCAACCAGCTGATCGCTACCGCAGACAGCGCACTTGGTCAGGTGAGCCAGCTTCTCAACGACATCCGTGGCTTGACTTCGGAAGCAGCCAATACGGGTGCGTTGAGCGAAGAGCAGATCGCTGCTAACCAGTTGCAGATCGACTCGTCGCTGGAAGCCATCGACCGTATCGCACAAATCACTTCGTTCCAAGGCAAGCGTCTACTGGACGGTAACCTCGACTTCATCACCAACGGTGTGGATACCAAGTCGATCGAAGGCCTCCGAGTCGACCAGGCCAACTTCGGTTCGTTTAGCGAAATCGGCGTCTCGGTCAACGTCGTTAAGCAAGCAACTCGTGGTCAGCTCAACTACAACTTCGGTGCCATCGCCGAAGATCTCGTGCTGCAAATCGGCGGCGGCAACGGTACCGAAGCATTCAACTTTGCTAAGGGTTCGACCATCGAAGAAGTTGCTTCAGCCGTCAACTTGGTCTCGGACGCTACCGGCGTGGAAGCCATCGTCGAAACGGCTGCCACCAAGGGCACCCTGGTTGCGTCGAGCTACGGCGAAAACAACGACGTCTTGATCACTGCTAACGAAGCCGGTTTCGATCCTGGTGACGTCCGCATTAAGTACACCAAGGGCACCACGAGCACGACCAGCGCGACTTACACTGCTCCGGTTGGTGAAGATCCCGCTCAGATCGAAGTCTCACTCGGCGTTCGCGATTACGAAGCCGCTACGGTTACCGTGGACGATGCCGGTACGGACAACGACTTTACCATCACGGCCAACATCAAGGGCGCGGACTTCAATGGCGTTCAGGTTGTCTTCGCTAATGACGGTGCCGCCGGTGCTGAAACCGTTGACTTCGATGCCGACGCCGGCACGCTAACGATCCACAAGGCTGCGACGTCGACTGCCGCACAGCTTGTTACGGCAATTAACAATACCGCTGTCAACGATCAAGTCGCCGAGTTATTCACGGCAGCTCTGGTCGAAACGACCGGTGGTACGGGTGCTGGTGCAGTTGCCTCCGCAGGTGCTGCTGGCACGTTCGCCGGCGGTGTTGATGGCGGCGACGTAATCGCCACGGCCAACGACGTTGTCACGGCGATCAACGCCGCTACCGGCAACGACAAAGTCACTGCTTCGCTTGAAGCAGGCAACAACGGCTACGGTATCGTCTCGGAGTTCACCGACGTTGCTTACAGCGGTGTTGCTGAACAGAACAACCGCCTGCAGTTCCTGGCTCCTGAGTCTAATCCGAACATTCGGTTTGTTTCAAACCCAGGCACGGAACTCAGCATCGACACGACGACCGATCCTCGTGTGGAAGGACTATCGTCCGCTACGCTGCAGAGCGATGATGCGAACGCAACGTTCACTGTCTCCGCAAAGCTGAAAGGCAGCGAGTACGACGACTATACGATTTCGTTTGTCGACGATACCGACCTGGCCGGTAATGGCGACGAATACGTTATTCTCGACAAAGAAAACAAGACGCTGAAAATCTATGTCAACGATGCTACGTCGACGGCCCAAGATGCTGTTGACGCGATCAACAACGACACGTACGTCAGCGACTACTTCGGAGCCGACAACTTTGGTTCCAGTGACGGTTCCGGCGTCATCACCATCGCCAATTACCCATCGTCGGTTGACACTGCGGGTGGCGTTGTTTCGGAAGGCACGCTGATCATCAACCTGGCTACCGACGAGAACGGCATTATCACCACGACCGCGAACGACCTGATCGCGTTCTTTGATGATCCAAGCCAGTTCATCAGCGACGTCACCGAAGCATCGGACGCCGCCTCCTACCTGGCAGACCGTGGCATTAGCGTCACCAATTCCGGTGGCAGCGACGGCTCCGGTGTGTTGGCCGTCACCTCGGACGATATCACCTTTGCTACGAGCGGAACCGACCTTGAAGACGCTCAGGCATCCGGTACGACGTTCGCAGTGAATGGCGTGAATGCCCAACTGACGCTCACCGCCATCAACAGCGGTGAAGACTATGACGATGTCACGATTCAGTTCGTTGCTGATGGATCGGTTACGGCCGGTACTGATGAACGTGCTGAATATGATGAGGCTTCCAAGACGCTGACCTTCTACATTCAAGAAGGTGTCACGACTGCAGCCGATATCGAAGACATTTTCACCTCTAGCGATCCTAACTACGATGCTGATGTCGCTGCCTTGTTTACGGCCACCGCAGGTGGTACAGGTGCTGGCGTCGTCACGACCGACGATACAGGTACGCTGACCGGTGGTGTTGTCGATGGTGGCAGCGTCCAAGGTGCTGCATTGCAGGGCAACTCGGATCTGGAAAACACCGGTTTGACTTTCCAGGCAACTCGATACGGTTCGGACAGCTTCGTGAGCGTGAAAGCTCTGAGCGGAACGTTCCACTTGACGAACGGTAGCGGTGTCGCTGCCGATCGTTCGGAAGGTACCGACGTCGACGTCCGCATCAATGGTATCCAAGCCGTGGGTGACGGTCTGAAGGCTTCGATCAATACCTCGTCGCTCGACTTGAGCTTCTCGTTGAGTGCGACCGTCAGCGACAGCTCGAAGCTAAGCTTCCAGATCTCGGGCGGTGGTGCCTTGTTCCAACTGGGTCCAGACGTGGTTAGCAATCAGCAAGCCCGCCTCGGTATTCAGAGCGTCAGCACCGCAACCCTGGGTGGTGTCAGCGGTCGCCTGTTCGAGCTGCGTTCCGGTGGTTCCAAGAGCCTGACCTCCGACGTCGGTGGTGCTGCCAAGATCGTTGACGAAACGATCACGGTCGTCACCCAGCTTCGAGGTCGCCTGGGTGCGTTCCAGAAAACGACTCTGGAATCGAACATCTACACCTTGAATGACACGCTGGCCAACCTGACCGAAGCTGAAAGCTCGATTCGCGACGCGGACTTCGCCGCTGAATCGGCTAAGCTGACCCGGTCGCAGATTCTGGTCCAGTCGGGTACCTCGGTGTTGGGTATCGCCAACCAGAACCCACAAAACGTCCTGAGTCTGCTCCGTTAA
- the fliD gene encoding flagellar filament capping protein FliD, producing MAGIQANTGLITGIPITETVKQLIALEAQPRDLLVSRTESINKEAAAIAELTASVLSFQFTAKKFEKSTLFNTSKATSSNTSFLSATVTGTPKTGNYQFTPIRTAQSQQLLSSGVASLTQPLSAGKIQISHGPKLDDGISLDQLNGGQGVQRGKLRITDRSGSSAAVDLSYAQTIDDVLDAINNNDDIQVTATVDGDRIKLTDNSGSTSSNLIVQAVGSSSTAADLGLDGINSASNTVTGADLLSLHANTLLSSLNDGNGISVNRGAADLSVSLRDGTTLEIDLGKSAAPEDFATATTKSGDARLSFTSVQNGSDYDAVQIIFQDNGSITKGNETVVFDSNAKTLTFQIDAGKTTAADIITALENDATASQYFTAETVNNGLGNGIIDPNKDSVATAATTGTAAATTTSVDPNAAITLTANGTGGTYDDVTIVFVDDAGVTAGSETITYDESDPDNKTLTIRIDAGNSTGTNVIDAINNDPTASALFTASNGTGSDGSGLVDVTDTAVTAGGVLLSSATTPDDAANGQVNFTAKVKGADYDGYQIAYVADGAVTQGNEAVEFDADAKTITVRIAQGETTADDVVTALNGNTAFAATFTASKPTSATGDRIVDASIEATTDKGEASDASEPQTLGELIDTINGIDPTKLRAQISDDGDSIELIDLSTDSGGTFAVSSINNSSTAEDLGLTGTASGGTLTSHRLQSGLKTTLLTSLNGGQGLGTLGTIALTDRSGSSANVDLSSAETIEDVIELINASGLAINAKVNASGTGISLTETSGSFTSNFIVANADGTNSAELLNIEHDSTSLTVNSGNLGRQFVNENTRLDDLKGGAGIERGKFLIKNSEGNTRLFDLTDASFETVGDLIDTINAQLTLNVEARINDRGDGIVLIDKSSGSGKLTVTEGSSINTAASLGLLGTGVEKEVDGVNRTVIEGSEVTTIDIEAGETLQDVIDKINDADIGLSASSLNTGSGTNPVRLSLTSTISGSKGRVVIDSSQSQFRFDEIVEAQDALLLFGSSSNAAAGILTSSSSNKFNEVLEGVSLTVNAASESAINVNVQVSDEPLLKAAQEFVDQYNALRDKLDSHTFFNESDNTTGILFGSNEALRIDTELGNLITSRLAGNGKFQSLEQLGFEFNDTGKLSLNSTKLKAAFEQDSEAVETFFTRETTGFALKVFNLTEQFAGRNNSLLVSRAQTLQSRTDLNTDRIKAMTERLERKSESLLKEFYNLELTIGKLQNNQTALSQIQYIKPDGTTG from the coding sequence ATGGCAGGCATTCAAGCCAATACAGGTCTCATCACTGGCATTCCGATCACGGAAACGGTCAAGCAGTTGATTGCGCTCGAAGCTCAGCCTCGCGATTTGCTGGTCAGCCGCACCGAGTCCATCAATAAAGAAGCGGCGGCCATTGCCGAGCTGACAGCCAGTGTCTTGAGCTTTCAGTTCACTGCGAAGAAATTCGAGAAAAGCACGCTCTTCAACACATCGAAAGCCACAAGTAGCAACACTTCGTTTCTGTCTGCCACAGTTACCGGAACACCCAAGACCGGCAACTACCAATTCACACCGATCCGGACGGCCCAGTCGCAGCAGCTACTTAGTTCTGGCGTCGCCTCCCTTACGCAGCCACTGTCTGCAGGCAAGATCCAGATCAGTCACGGCCCCAAGCTCGATGACGGGATTTCCCTCGACCAACTTAACGGGGGACAAGGAGTTCAGCGAGGTAAGCTTCGCATCACTGACCGCAGCGGAAGTAGCGCCGCCGTCGATTTAAGCTATGCCCAGACCATTGACGATGTGCTGGATGCGATCAACAACAATGATGACATTCAGGTTACGGCAACCGTCGATGGCGATCGTATCAAGCTAACCGACAACTCGGGATCAACCAGCTCGAACCTCATTGTTCAGGCCGTCGGAAGTAGTAGCACAGCCGCTGACCTAGGTCTGGACGGCATCAACTCCGCGTCGAACACCGTCACGGGCGCCGATCTGCTGAGCCTGCATGCCAACACTCTGCTATCTTCGCTTAACGATGGAAACGGAATTAGCGTAAACCGTGGTGCGGCTGATCTGTCCGTTTCGTTGCGTGACGGTACCACGCTAGAGATCGATCTTGGCAAGTCGGCTGCCCCGGAGGACTTCGCCACGGCCACAACCAAGTCAGGGGATGCCCGGCTCAGCTTCACCTCAGTACAAAATGGCAGTGATTACGACGCCGTTCAAATCATCTTTCAAGATAATGGTTCGATTACCAAGGGGAACGAAACGGTCGTTTTCGATAGCAACGCCAAGACGCTGACGTTCCAGATTGACGCAGGCAAAACCACAGCCGCAGATATCATCACGGCGCTCGAAAATGATGCGACTGCCAGCCAATACTTCACGGCTGAAACCGTGAACAACGGCCTCGGAAACGGAATCATCGATCCCAACAAAGACTCCGTTGCCACTGCCGCCACAACCGGAACAGCTGCCGCCACGACAACATCCGTCGACCCGAATGCCGCGATTACCCTGACCGCCAATGGTACCGGCGGGACTTACGATGATGTAACGATCGTTTTCGTCGATGATGCAGGCGTGACCGCCGGCTCAGAAACGATTACGTACGATGAATCCGATCCAGACAACAAGACGCTTACTATTCGGATCGATGCTGGAAACTCGACCGGCACGAACGTCATCGATGCCATCAACAACGATCCCACGGCAAGCGCGCTGTTCACGGCCTCCAATGGAACCGGCAGTGACGGTAGCGGCCTGGTCGATGTTACCGACACGGCCGTAACAGCCGGAGGTGTCCTGCTATCCTCGGCAACTACCCCAGACGACGCTGCCAATGGCCAAGTCAACTTCACTGCCAAGGTGAAGGGGGCCGACTACGATGGCTATCAAATCGCCTATGTCGCCGATGGCGCGGTAACGCAAGGCAATGAAGCCGTCGAATTTGACGCGGATGCAAAGACCATCACCGTTCGCATCGCGCAAGGCGAAACGACGGCCGATGACGTTGTTACGGCACTCAACGGCAATACGGCCTTTGCCGCGACTTTCACCGCTTCCAAACCCACCAGCGCTACGGGCGACCGGATTGTTGACGCTTCGATCGAAGCGACGACCGACAAAGGGGAAGCCAGCGATGCTTCCGAGCCACAGACTCTGGGCGAACTAATTGATACTATCAATGGAATCGATCCCACTAAACTGCGAGCGCAGATCAGTGATGACGGCGACAGCATCGAACTCATCGACCTGTCGACCGACAGCGGGGGGACATTCGCCGTCAGCAGTATCAACAACAGTTCGACTGCCGAGGATCTCGGGCTTACTGGCACGGCATCAGGCGGTACGCTTACCAGTCACAGGCTTCAATCAGGCCTGAAAACGACGCTACTAACCTCTCTCAATGGTGGCCAGGGATTGGGCACGCTCGGCACCATCGCACTGACCGATAGGTCGGGCAGCTCAGCCAATGTCGACTTGTCCTCAGCTGAGACGATTGAAGATGTAATCGAATTGATCAACGCATCTGGACTGGCCATTAACGCTAAGGTTAATGCGTCAGGCACAGGCATCTCGCTAACCGAAACAAGTGGCTCGTTCACCAGCAACTTCATTGTGGCGAACGCGGACGGAACCAACAGTGCGGAACTGCTCAACATCGAGCATGACTCGACCAGCTTGACCGTCAACTCAGGCAATCTTGGTCGCCAGTTCGTTAACGAGAATACCAGGCTTGATGACCTCAAAGGGGGTGCCGGTATCGAGCGAGGCAAGTTCCTAATCAAAAACAGTGAAGGAAATACGCGGCTATTCGATCTGACTGACGCCTCATTCGAAACGGTTGGCGACCTGATCGACACGATCAACGCTCAGCTGACACTGAACGTAGAAGCCCGAATCAATGATCGTGGCGATGGCATCGTTCTGATCGACAAGTCGTCAGGCTCTGGCAAGCTTACCGTAACCGAAGGCAGTTCGATCAATACGGCAGCCAGCCTTGGTCTTCTTGGCACTGGAGTAGAGAAAGAAGTCGACGGCGTCAACCGTACTGTGATTGAAGGCTCGGAAGTCACGACTATCGATATTGAAGCAGGGGAAACTCTGCAAGACGTCATCGACAAGATCAACGATGCAGATATCGGCCTATCGGCCAGTTCACTCAATACGGGGTCCGGTACGAACCCTGTACGCTTGTCGCTGACCAGCACAATTTCTGGAAGCAAAGGAAGAGTCGTTATCGACTCTAGCCAATCGCAGTTTCGATTTGATGAAATCGTTGAAGCCCAGGACGCTTTGTTGCTGTTTGGCTCTTCCAGCAATGCAGCCGCAGGCATCCTGACGTCGTCAAGCTCCAACAAATTCAACGAAGTATTGGAAGGCGTATCGTTAACCGTCAATGCGGCGTCCGAATCTGCCATCAACGTGAATGTTCAGGTCTCAGACGAACCCCTGTTAAAGGCTGCGCAGGAGTTCGTCGATCAATACAACGCATTGCGTGACAAACTCGATTCACACACCTTCTTCAACGAATCGGACAACACGACGGGCATCCTCTTTGGGTCGAACGAGGCATTGCGCATTGACACCGAACTTGGCAACCTGATCACTTCACGTCTGGCTGGAAACGGCAAATTCCAGTCGCTCGAACAGCTTGGTTTCGAGTTCAATGATACCGGCAAGCTGAGCCTGAACTCGACCAAACTCAAAGCAGCGTTCGAGCAAGACTCGGAAGCCGTGGAAACTTTTTTCACACGAGAGACCACAGGCTTCGCGCTCAAGGTCTTTAATCTGACCGAACAATTCGCCGGCAGAAACAATTCGCTGCTTGTCAGTAGAGCACAGACGCTTCAATCCCGCACTGACCTCAATACAGATCGCATCAAGGCGATGACCGAGCGACTAGAACGCAAGTCCGAGAGCCTTCTCAAAGAGTTTTACAATCTGGAACTGACCATCGGAAAGTTGCAGAATAACCAAACGGCATTGAGCCAAATTCAGTATATCAAGCCAGATGGTACTACTGGGTAA
- the fliS gene encoding flagellar export chaperone FliS, whose translation MSFASDSTENYLETEVLTATPQKLQLMMINGAIRFAYQAQQLSEQQEKEEAWERLMRCREIVAQILCSIKNDGSELMQNVAGIYFFLFQELTDLHAKDEYHRLEGVLNVLNEERETWEELCRQMPEAPERPSDSQREITSSDAEEMMETLDESANSENFEQRPLGSYGYGSNEDYYPNSGGGISFDA comes from the coding sequence ATGAGCTTTGCTAGCGATTCGACGGAAAACTACCTGGAAACCGAAGTCCTCACAGCGACTCCGCAAAAGCTTCAGTTGATGATGATCAACGGAGCGATTCGCTTTGCGTACCAGGCCCAACAACTGAGCGAACAGCAAGAAAAGGAAGAAGCCTGGGAACGCCTGATGCGTTGTCGAGAGATCGTCGCGCAGATTCTTTGCAGTATCAAAAACGATGGCAGCGAATTGATGCAGAACGTTGCTGGGATCTACTTCTTTCTGTTCCAGGAACTCACCGACCTGCATGCCAAAGACGAGTACCACCGCTTGGAAGGCGTCTTGAACGTTCTCAACGAAGAACGTGAAACCTGGGAAGAACTCTGCCGGCAGATGCCTGAAGCCCCGGAACGTCCCAGTGACAGCCAGCGGGAAATTACTTCTTCGGATGCCGAAGAGATGATGGAAACGCTCGACGAAAGTGCTAATTCTGAGAACTTCGAGCAGCGCCCGCTTGGTTCGTACGGCTATGGAAGCAATGAGGACTACTACCCCAACTCCGGTGGTGGAATATCATTTGACGCTTAA
- a CDS encoding MqnA/MqnD/SBP family protein, with protein sequence MAEKKLIRVGHSPDPDDAFMFYALACDKIDTGNYRFEHELVDIETLNRRAFSGELELTAISIHAYAHLHDKYAICSCGASMGDNYGPMVIAKQKFTQDELKTKTIAVPGTLTSAFLGLRMYLGQEFDHVVVPFDEIIEVTAAGEYQGKQVDAGLIIHEGQLTYQRQDLQLIVDLGVWWYDRTDGLPLPLGANGIRKDLGDETIREVTRLLKESIVYGLENRQPALDYALQFGRGLDNQLADKFVGMYVNDWTIDFGERGRESVTRFLKEGYELGAIPELITPEFVDG encoded by the coding sequence TTGGCCGAGAAAAAACTGATTCGCGTAGGGCATAGCCCTGACCCGGACGATGCCTTCATGTTCTACGCATTGGCCTGCGACAAGATCGATACCGGCAACTACCGGTTCGAGCACGAGTTGGTCGATATCGAAACGCTCAATCGTCGCGCCTTTTCCGGCGAGTTGGAATTAACCGCGATCAGTATTCATGCGTACGCGCATTTGCACGACAAGTATGCCATCTGTTCGTGTGGAGCGAGCATGGGGGACAACTACGGCCCCATGGTCATCGCCAAGCAGAAGTTCACTCAAGACGAGCTCAAGACCAAGACGATTGCCGTCCCAGGCACACTTACGTCCGCATTTCTCGGATTGCGTATGTACCTTGGCCAGGAATTTGACCACGTCGTCGTTCCGTTCGACGAAATCATCGAAGTCACTGCTGCTGGTGAGTATCAAGGCAAACAGGTTGATGCCGGCCTGATCATTCACGAAGGCCAATTGACCTACCAACGCCAAGACTTACAGTTGATCGTCGACCTGGGAGTCTGGTGGTACGACCGGACCGATGGATTGCCGCTTCCTTTGGGTGCCAACGGCATACGTAAGGACCTGGGGGATGAAACCATTCGGGAAGTAACCCGACTGCTGAAAGAGAGCATTGTCTACGGTTTGGAAAACCGTCAACCCGCACTGGACTATGCATTGCAGTTCGGCCGAGGACTCGACAACCAACTCGCTGACAAATTCGTCGGGATGTACGTCAATGACTGGACCATTGACTTCGGCGAGCGCGGCCGTGAGTCGGTTACTCGCTTCTTGAAGGAAGGCTACGAACTCGGGGCGATCCCCGAATTGATTACGCCGGAATTCGTTGACGGTTAG